The Pygocentrus nattereri isolate fPygNat1 chromosome 17, fPygNat1.pri, whole genome shotgun sequence genome window below encodes:
- the aipl1 gene encoding aryl-hydrocarbon-interacting protein-like 1 produces the protein MEDSLLFGVEGIKKTILYGGTNQIPKFMTGSKVTFHFRTMLCNDDRTVIDDSKKVGVPMEVVFGNMFKLDVWEILLKSMRIGEVAEFWCDIIHTGMYPIVAKSLRRIAEGKDPVDWHIHTCGMANMFAYHTLGYEDLDELQKEPQPLIFVLELLKVQQPSEYDRESWALSDEEKLKAVPVLHGQGNKLYKMGRIEEAMNKYKEGLICVRNVQTKEKAWEAPWLKLEKMANTLTLNYCQCLLRLEEYYEVIEHTSDIINQHPGAIKAFYLRGKAHMEVWNETEAKADFERVLDLDPGMKKSIKKELAVLSMRMEEKREEDRLRYKGMFNDTAAGQIAPAQALEEMTTEQETPEQETPEMPEQITLEEAILEQAPPEQEMPEQITPEDAILEQAPPEQEMPEQITPEDAILEQALADQTTTEQVILEPESPEPATPAQTTVEETTEEVMPEPETVCDAEEP, from the exons GGGATCAAAAAAACCATCCTGTATGGAGGAACCAATCAGATTCCCAAATTCATGACAGGATCAAAG GTAACATTCCACTTCCGGACCATGCTATGTAACGATGACCGAACGGTGATTGACGACAGTAAGAAGGTTGGCGTGCCCATGGAAGTGGTGTTTGGAAATATGTTCAAACTGGACGTGTGGGAGATCCTGCTCAAGTCCATGCGCATTGGAGAGGTGGCTGAGTTCTGGTGTGACATCATT CACACTGGCATGTACCCCATAGTGGCAAAGAGTCTACGACGTATTGCGGAGGGCAAAGATCCAGTGGACTGGCACATCCACACCTGTGGCATGGCAAACATGTTTGCTTATCACACACTGGGCTATGAGGACCTGGATGAGCTCCAAAAAGAACCTCAGCCTCTCATTTTTGTGCTTGAACTGCTAAAG GTGCAGCAGCCGAGTGAGTATGACAGGGAGTCGTGGGCTCTGAGTGATGAGGAGAAGCTGAAGGCGGTGCCTGTGCTCCATggccagggcaacaaactctACAAAATGGGCCGCATTGAGGAGGCCATGAACAAGTACAAAGAGGGCCTCATCTGTGTCAGGAATGTTCAGACAAAG GAGAAGGCCTGGGAAGCTCCATGGTTGAAGCTGGAGAAGATGGCCAATACTCTCACACTCAACTACTGCCAGTGTCTGCTGCGTTTAGAGGAGTACTACGAGGTCATTGAGCACACCAGTGACATCATCAACCAACATCCTG GGGCCATCAAAGCCTTCTATCTGCGGGGGAAAGCACATATGGAGGTGTGGAATGAGACAGAAGCCAAAGCTGACTTTGAGAGGGTGCTGGATCTGGACCCAGGCATGAAGAAATCAATCAAGAAGGAGCTAGCTGTCCTCAGCATGCGtatggaggagaagagagaggaggacagacTCAGGTACAAGGGTATGTTCAATGACACGGCAGCAGGGCAAATAGCTCCAGCACAAGCACTGGAAGAGATGACCACAGAACAAGAAACTCCTGAACAAGAAACTCCTGAAATGCCAGAGCAGATAACTCTAGAAGAAGCAATTCTAGAACAAGCACCTCCAGAACAAGAAATGCCAGAGCAAATAACCCCAGAGGATGCAATTCTAGAACAAGCACCTCCAGAACAAGAAATGCCAGAGCAAATAACCCCAGAGGATGCGATTCTAGAACAAGCACTTGCTGACCAAACAACTACAGAACAAGTAATTCTAGAACCAGAATCTCCAGAACCAGCCACTCCGGCACAAACAACTGTAGAGGAAACAACAGAAGAAGTGATGCCAGAGCCAGAGACAGTATGTGATGCTGAAGAACCTTGA